Proteins from one Hydrogenivirga caldilitoris genomic window:
- a CDS encoding bacterio-opsin activator produces MVIELRPVEVDVEPLVTRVFLKAIDMLGGLQKLAEYRTLTWLPSLARAAFAVVLREEYLKTEDEIAELVGLTRQTVRNILRADPEMAIYKVQHLEELTQEEKKELRVHTAGGIAKLAYKLVKEGHEEPRLFLEYCTQAALALDVPWAYMVLKRIKGTDFPVQSADDVREKLSGVVIRGRKAEEVIQELEYPIKNPAELLHRIKENLKMHGIE; encoded by the coding sequence AGGCTATAGACATGCTGGGAGGACTTCAAAAACTGGCAGAGTACAGAACCCTCACATGGCTTCCTTCCCTTGCAAGGGCTGCCTTTGCCGTTGTGTTGAGGGAGGAGTATCTAAAGACAGAGGACGAGATAGCTGAACTGGTGGGTCTTACGAGACAAACCGTCAGGAATATCCTAAGGGCTGACCCAGAAATGGCTATCTATAAAGTTCAACATCTTGAGGAGCTTACTCAGGAGGAAAAGAAAGAGCTAAGGGTTCACACGGCAGGCGGTATAGCTAAGCTTGCCTACAAGCTGGTCAAAGAGGGACATGAGGAGCCTAGGTTATTCTTGGAATACTGTACCCAGGCAGCTTTAGCTCTTGATGTGCCCTGGGCTTACATGGTTCTGAAGAGGATAAAGGGGACGGATTTCCCCGTGCAGTCTGCAGATGATGTGAGGGAAAAACTGTCCGGTGTAGTCATAAGAGGGAGAAAGGCGGAGGAGGTTATACAAGAGCTGGAATACCCGATCAAAAACCCTGCAGAGCTTCTTCATAGGATAAAGGAGAACCTGAAGATGCACGGTATAGAATGA
- a CDS encoding translocation/assembly module TamB domain-containing protein, whose protein sequence is MRYVAFLLLLLLSLYFFLIKPYLIAKRIYFKFEGVELNLSPFYLKAGLIYFYIPFQGRYVFLNLTDLSFELDERPNLSLKEGNFTVVETGTSINVEEKERKAPYIFVPEFLKTTQIYVGKFLFNYLGKTNLSVLAENFSLKDRVISGNLDVISGSREFSIKIKRMRLLEDTISLDSVDVNSDLFSFSLRGTFQEGEPEARFSLVGGIRGLDFGNVYVAPVKLNGRGRANYKGINVLLSAETDSVLLKGRKTFSKVRASGLLSLTFGKELSLRGRIENPVVKGDYNLELAPHRRLSLKIERFPIDSELLGVKPFLFSWVRGDLKLDMDEGSLSLYATTDGFDVENYAFNRTEMFLDYSYKLNKGKVELAVRNPAETCLSGNLEGGSFKSELLAKDILLVMYGASTFLSYQGKLNYEGDLILSGEGTLKDSFYQNLPLGDVDYKLSYGKGSVDLDYSGRGFSGSLLGSTVGGFISITDFKDFRGSFRGYGLSVREGKLEVALQDKNLALVLSLEDAKFSKDDLNASVQGELKLFKSKELQGKFWLVSRDVSFGDKSFKEEMSLTGELTQNLVSGSYEVKGYLNGVYSFNLQNMHLRSTGNLAWQFLKADFSLEGTPEEGTLNSKVEIRTGDKPVATELTASYSGRTLKLRLDPASYTYKVSKIEFGGAKLRVDGDKGSVELGDTSISILGRPVVVFKQDESVLDLGRGLFKLTLVSSGALQGKAEVFYSKDKGLHVLSSGSLDLDRLSFFITTPVGGKAKGLLDYQFSYRGGNLSFLLKNEGKLVSYSRYFAFPMDAAIELKALDRSLSAFITVWRNSSGFSANVGSNNLKDYYIYLVSRELPVAYRTPSLSARLDVSSEGWVRVSNLKEVSVTLDALLSGELEILKAELERKGERQPSKTEVELDVRFDTFKPIRVQLPEGYLFVKVKGWVQGKSSDPNYALNIEFLTGELTYFGRRFFVKGGHANLLKEQEVEEKRIDISLVNPSEDMSIFINLKGSLDNPQIVVWSEPPKSSQEILTKLVIGSTAEGLIPVAKTLFKQLGYLGSARSGLASLLGVDITLSTQTGSQGEIGINLNVRKKIAEAFSIEYQQSTLKDPRATYYGGSLTFPGGTYFYGRIFADNTSEIKLRFIRKFDF, encoded by the coding sequence ATGCGCTATGTTGCTTTCCTGCTTCTTCTCTTGCTCTCCCTTTACTTTTTCTTAATAAAGCCTTACCTTATAGCTAAACGCATATACTTTAAGTTTGAAGGGGTTGAGCTTAACCTTTCCCCTTTTTATCTAAAGGCAGGTTTAATTTACTTTTACATTCCCTTTCAGGGTAGATACGTCTTCTTAAACCTGACAGACCTTTCTTTTGAACTGGATGAGCGTCCAAACCTCTCCCTTAAAGAGGGAAACTTTACGGTTGTTGAGACAGGAACTTCTATAAACGTGGAGGAAAAGGAAAGGAAAGCTCCATACATTTTTGTCCCTGAGTTCTTAAAGACTACCCAAATCTACGTGGGAAAATTCCTGTTCAATTATCTGGGAAAGACAAACCTCTCCGTACTTGCAGAAAACTTCTCTTTGAAGGATAGGGTCATCTCGGGCAATCTAGATGTTATATCGGGAAGTAGAGAGTTCAGCATAAAGATAAAACGCATGAGACTGCTGGAGGATACCATAAGCCTGGATTCTGTGGACGTAAACTCAGACCTCTTCTCCTTTTCCCTGAGAGGCACATTCCAGGAGGGAGAACCAGAAGCCCGCTTCAGTCTTGTGGGTGGTATCAGAGGGCTGGATTTTGGTAATGTTTATGTTGCACCCGTGAAACTGAATGGCAGAGGGAGGGCAAACTATAAGGGAATAAACGTACTGCTTAGTGCTGAGACTGACAGTGTTCTGCTCAAGGGGAGAAAGACCTTCTCCAAAGTTAGAGCTTCTGGGCTTCTGAGTCTTACCTTTGGAAAGGAGCTATCTCTGAGGGGAAGGATAGAGAACCCCGTTGTTAAAGGGGACTATAACCTTGAGCTTGCACCCCACAGGAGACTTAGCTTGAAGATTGAGAGATTCCCCATAGATTCTGAGCTCTTGGGTGTGAAACCCTTCCTCTTCTCCTGGGTAAGGGGCGATCTTAAGCTAGACATGGATGAGGGCAGTTTATCTCTTTATGCAACCACAGATGGTTTTGATGTGGAAAACTATGCCTTTAACAGAACGGAGATGTTTCTGGACTACAGTTACAAGCTTAACAAAGGAAAGGTGGAGCTTGCTGTCAGAAACCCTGCTGAAACCTGTCTAAGCGGAAACTTAGAAGGTGGAAGTTTTAAAAGTGAGCTCCTTGCTAAGGATATTCTCCTGGTGATGTATGGAGCTTCAACTTTTCTCTCCTATCAGGGAAAACTCAACTATGAAGGAGATCTGATTCTGAGTGGGGAAGGGACTTTGAAGGATAGCTTCTATCAGAACCTTCCCCTTGGAGATGTGGACTACAAGCTCAGTTACGGTAAAGGGAGTGTTGACCTGGACTACTCTGGAAGGGGTTTTTCTGGAAGCCTCTTAGGTTCAACCGTGGGCGGTTTTATATCCATTACAGATTTCAAAGACTTCAGGGGCAGTTTTAGGGGTTACGGATTATCGGTCAGAGAGGGTAAGCTGGAAGTGGCACTTCAGGACAAAAACCTCGCTCTCGTCCTCAGCCTTGAGGATGCTAAATTTTCAAAGGACGATCTGAACGCCTCGGTTCAGGGCGAGTTGAAACTATTCAAATCAAAGGAACTTCAGGGTAAGTTTTGGCTTGTATCCAGAGATGTAAGTTTTGGGGATAAATCCTTTAAAGAGGAGATGTCTCTGACGGGAGAGTTAACTCAGAACCTTGTGAGTGGGTCTTATGAAGTGAAAGGTTATCTGAACGGTGTTTATTCTTTCAACCTACAAAATATGCACCTCAGGTCTACAGGAAACTTAGCATGGCAGTTTCTGAAAGCGGACTTCTCCCTTGAAGGCACACCTGAGGAGGGAACTCTGAACTCTAAGGTTGAGATAAGAACTGGAGACAAGCCAGTTGCAACTGAGCTTACAGCAAGTTACTCGGGTAGAACCCTTAAGCTCCGTTTAGACCCTGCCAGCTACACCTACAAGGTCTCTAAGATTGAATTTGGCGGAGCAAAACTCAGAGTTGATGGAGATAAAGGGTCTGTTGAGTTGGGCGATACCAGTATTTCAATACTTGGACGCCCAGTGGTCGTTTTTAAACAGGACGAAAGCGTCCTTGACCTTGGCAGGGGACTTTTTAAGCTGACCCTTGTATCCTCAGGTGCACTCCAGGGTAAAGCTGAGGTGTTTTACAGCAAAGACAAAGGACTCCATGTTCTATCTTCCGGAAGCTTAGACCTGGACAGACTTTCCTTTTTCATAACCACTCCAGTTGGTGGTAAGGCAAAGGGACTTTTGGATTATCAGTTCTCCTACAGGGGAGGCAATTTATCCTTCCTACTGAAGAATGAGGGGAAGCTGGTTTCTTACTCAAGGTATTTTGCCTTTCCAATGGATGCTGCGATTGAGCTCAAAGCTCTGGATAGAAGTCTTTCCGCTTTCATAACTGTGTGGAGGAACAGCTCTGGCTTTTCAGCTAACGTGGGTTCAAACAACCTAAAGGACTACTATATCTACCTTGTGTCCAGAGAACTCCCGGTTGCTTACAGGACCCCTTCTCTTTCAGCCAGGCTTGACGTCAGCTCGGAGGGTTGGGTAAGGGTCTCAAACCTGAAAGAGGTTTCCGTGACGCTTGATGCCCTGCTTTCCGGTGAACTTGAGATACTGAAAGCGGAACTGGAGAGGAAAGGAGAGAGACAGCCTTCTAAGACTGAAGTAGAGCTTGACGTGAGGTTTGATACCTTTAAACCCATAAGGGTGCAGCTGCCGGAGGGTTACCTTTTTGTAAAGGTGAAGGGGTGGGTTCAAGGTAAATCCAGTGACCCCAATTACGCGCTGAATATTGAATTTTTAACAGGGGAGCTAACCTACTTTGGAAGGCGTTTCTTTGTTAAAGGTGGGCACGCAAACCTTTTAAAGGAGCAAGAGGTTGAAGAGAAAAGAATAGATATATCTCTTGTAAATCCTTCCGAGGACATGAGCATATTTATAAACCTGAAGGGTAGCTTGGATAACCCACAGATAGTTGTTTGGTCGGAACCTCCAAAGAGTTCCCAGGAAATTCTCACAAAGCTGGTCATAGGCAGTACGGCAGAGGGTTTGATACCTGTTGCAAAAACACTCTTCAAACAACTTGGATACTTGGGGAGTGCCAGAAGCGGTCTGGCAAGCTTGCTTGGAGTTGACATAACCCTGTCAACCCAGACAGGCTCTCAGGGTGAGATAGGTATAAATTTGAACGTAAGGAAGAAGATAGCTGAAGCCTTCTCAATTGAGTACCAGCAGAGTACTTTAAAGGACCCTCGTGCCACCTACTACGGAGGAAGCCTTACCTTCCCTGGAGGGACTTACTTCTACGGCCGTATATTTGCAGATAACACATCAGAGATAAAATTAAGGTTTATAAGGAAGTTTGATTTCTGA
- the recG gene encoding ATP-dependent DNA helicase RecG: MADRVKLLEFIEGLLENEALKLRRGFGIGLYLYNQLKDSAPPYVLENLQVFDRMPFEKRKAFLIELKRFIGEVTEPPKDVKRSVKKRGLRDFLIPLDKLKFLDNKEIKVLKSLGIGTLLDALFFFPLRYEDRRPLSSLKLAKVGDKVVLKLRVKDVRKVNDGRYTAEVICTDGVDEVKLKFRFKKNDFIFALYRRGSEVVVLGKLKSFNREKYIVHPELLKEGEFGGIFPVYYVRTKGEVVNVSSKTRQSRIRLALNKTVRKTAKYFPEYLPESIRKKYSFPDIDETLLILHTPEGVDVKSLNAFSDPFHRRAIYDDLFLFQLALLLKKKETELENSPQIKLSVDKFVARFQDKLSFRLTNAQLRVLREILEDMGREHPMNRLLQGDVGSGKTVVAIGATLAAVEKGYQVAVMVPTEILAHQHYRKFKAFFDKEGIEVGLLTGSLTPTQKRSVYKHIREGNIKVVVGTHALIQEKVEFHKLGLVVIDEQHRFGVMQRKLLLEKGKGLYPHCLVMSATPIPRTLALSVYGDLDISVIDELPPGRREVRTMLLYDSEKEKLMEAVNRELSLGNKVYIIYPLIEESEKVELKAATDEYERWKKLLPERKVLLLHGRMSDSEKQEIMESFKRDGDVLVSTTVIEVGIDIPEATLMIIEDAHRFGLSQLHQLRGRVGRSDRLSYCYLVIPDSIRRVDAEAIKRLKVLVRTNDGFEVAEMDMKLRGPGELLGVSQSGYFGFNIANLARSHDRAVLQNARDDAQKLLEEDPKLDKHINLKELILYRYGDKLDLSYIA; encoded by the coding sequence ATGGCTGATAGGGTAAAACTACTGGAGTTCATAGAGGGGCTTCTTGAAAACGAAGCCTTGAAACTCAGAAGGGGTTTTGGAATAGGGCTTTACCTTTACAATCAGCTCAAAGATTCTGCACCGCCTTATGTTCTTGAAAACTTGCAGGTCTTTGATAGGATGCCCTTTGAAAAGAGAAAAGCTTTCCTTATTGAACTCAAGAGGTTTATTGGTGAGGTAACAGAGCCTCCCAAGGATGTGAAACGCAGTGTGAAAAAGAGAGGTTTAAGGGATTTCCTTATACCGCTGGATAAACTTAAATTCTTGGACAACAAAGAGATAAAGGTTTTGAAGTCCCTAGGTATAGGTACACTCCTTGATGCTCTGTTCTTCTTTCCCCTCAGGTACGAAGACAGAAGACCCTTGTCCTCGTTGAAACTCGCCAAGGTTGGAGATAAGGTTGTCCTCAAGCTCAGGGTCAAAGATGTGCGCAAGGTGAACGATGGGAGATACACGGCCGAAGTTATCTGTACCGATGGAGTTGATGAGGTCAAACTGAAGTTCAGGTTTAAAAAAAACGACTTCATATTTGCCCTTTACAGGAGGGGGAGCGAGGTAGTTGTTCTGGGAAAATTGAAATCCTTCAACAGGGAGAAATACATAGTTCACCCAGAGCTTTTAAAGGAGGGGGAGTTTGGGGGAATATTCCCTGTTTACTACGTTAGAACAAAGGGTGAGGTTGTGAACGTATCCTCAAAAACCCGTCAGAGCAGAATAAGGCTGGCTCTCAACAAGACGGTTCGGAAGACAGCAAAGTATTTCCCTGAGTATCTTCCTGAGAGCATAAGGAAAAAGTACAGCTTTCCTGATATAGATGAAACCCTCCTGATTCTCCATACCCCAGAAGGTGTAGATGTCAAGAGCCTAAACGCCTTCTCAGATCCCTTTCACAGGAGAGCGATATACGATGACCTGTTTCTCTTTCAACTCGCTCTGCTTCTGAAGAAGAAGGAGACAGAGCTTGAAAACTCTCCCCAGATAAAGCTCTCTGTTGATAAGTTTGTAGCGAGATTCCAAGATAAGCTAAGTTTCAGGCTAACGAACGCCCAGCTCAGGGTCCTTAGAGAGATACTGGAGGACATGGGCAGGGAGCATCCTATGAACAGACTCCTTCAGGGAGATGTGGGTAGTGGTAAGACGGTAGTGGCTATAGGGGCTACCCTTGCAGCTGTGGAGAAGGGTTATCAGGTTGCCGTTATGGTTCCCACAGAGATACTTGCCCACCAGCACTACAGGAAGTTCAAAGCCTTCTTTGATAAGGAAGGAATTGAGGTAGGTTTGCTGACCGGGAGCTTAACACCCACCCAGAAGAGAAGCGTTTACAAACACATAAGGGAGGGGAACATAAAAGTCGTCGTTGGGACTCATGCTCTGATTCAGGAGAAGGTTGAATTCCATAAGCTCGGTCTTGTAGTAATAGACGAGCAGCACAGGTTTGGAGTCATGCAGAGAAAGCTCTTGCTTGAGAAGGGGAAGGGACTATACCCTCACTGTCTAGTTATGAGCGCTACACCTATTCCGAGGACTTTAGCTCTCTCTGTTTACGGTGACCTTGACATATCGGTTATAGACGAACTGCCTCCGGGTAGAAGGGAAGTCAGGACGATGCTGCTTTATGACAGCGAGAAGGAAAAGCTTATGGAGGCTGTAAACAGGGAACTATCCCTTGGAAACAAGGTCTACATTATATATCCCCTCATAGAGGAATCGGAGAAGGTAGAGCTGAAGGCGGCTACCGATGAGTATGAGCGCTGGAAGAAGCTTCTCCCGGAAAGGAAAGTTCTTCTCCTACATGGAAGGATGAGCGATAGTGAGAAGCAGGAGATAATGGAGAGCTTTAAGAGGGATGGAGACGTTCTCGTATCAACCACAGTAATAGAAGTTGGTATAGATATTCCTGAAGCTACCCTTATGATAATTGAAGATGCTCACCGTTTCGGTCTATCCCAGCTACACCAGCTGAGAGGAAGGGTGGGAAGGTCAGACAGGCTTTCTTACTGCTACCTTGTTATTCCTGACAGCATAAGAAGGGTGGACGCAGAGGCTATAAAGAGACTGAAAGTTCTGGTGAGAACTAACGATGGCTTTGAGGTTGCGGAGATGGACATGAAGCTTAGGGGTCCAGGGGAGCTTCTTGGTGTCTCCCAGTCAGGGTACTTTGGCTTCAATATAGCGAACCTTGCTCGCTCTCACGATAGAGCCGTCTTGCAGAATGCAAGGGATGATGCTCAGAAACTTCTTGAGGAGGACCCTAAGCTTGACAAACATATAAACTTAAAGGAGCTTATCCTTTACAGATACGGGGATAAGCTTGACCTGAGCTATATAGCCTGA
- a CDS encoding TlpA family protein disulfide reductase yields MPLKVGDRAPDFRVKSCPEGVFHLGSVKGYRLLCFYKVSCPTCQLTLPFVERMFKSYGDVISFVGVCQDGCPDAQRFARDYSLSFPQVSDEPAYEASIAYDVRVVPTLYLIDPSGNILFVEESFVKSSLENLNEEFARIANREVNPLFEDVSVPPFKAG; encoded by the coding sequence ATGCCTTTAAAGGTTGGAGATAGGGCTCCAGATTTTAGAGTTAAATCTTGTCCTGAAGGGGTTTTTCACCTGGGCTCAGTTAAAGGTTACAGACTTCTGTGCTTCTACAAGGTCAGTTGTCCCACCTGTCAGTTAACTTTACCCTTTGTTGAGAGGATGTTCAAAAGCTACGGTGACGTCATAAGCTTTGTAGGGGTGTGCCAGGACGGCTGTCCCGATGCTCAGAGGTTTGCCAGGGATTACAGCCTCAGCTTTCCACAGGTTAGCGATGAACCCGCCTATGAAGCTTCCATAGCTTACGATGTAAGGGTTGTACCCACACTCTATCTTATAGACCCTTCGGGGAATATCCTCTTCGTGGAGGAATCCTTTGTGAAAAGCTCCCTTGAGAACTTAAACGAAGAGTTTGCAAGGATTGCAAACAGGGAGGTAAACCCCCTCTTTGAAGACGTGAGCGTCCCTCCCTTTAAAGCGGGCTGA
- the thiE gene encoding thiamine phosphate synthase has product MNLTIYLITDDKYFKGRDLLETIEKALQGGVTAVQYRFKNKSTREMYEELLKLRELTRKYRADLVVNDRVDLALAVDADGVHVGKEDLPPEAVRKVVGDRLYIGYTANSLEEVKRAQELPVDYIGFGSIYPTTTKESYKLVGVEALTEAIRLSKKPIVCIGGIMPYRVSEVVKAGCRNMAISAGILGFEDVKKAAEEIKRAYKETMKQLMLLGKV; this is encoded by the coding sequence ATGAACCTTACTATATATCTGATAACTGATGATAAGTACTTCAAAGGTAGAGACCTTTTAGAAACTATAGAGAAAGCCCTTCAGGGCGGTGTTACCGCTGTTCAATACAGGTTCAAAAACAAGAGCACCAGAGAGATGTACGAGGAACTCCTCAAGCTTAGAGAACTCACACGCAAATACCGGGCAGACCTCGTAGTAAACGATAGAGTGGACCTTGCCTTGGCTGTTGACGCTGATGGTGTCCATGTTGGAAAGGAAGACTTACCTCCGGAAGCTGTTAGGAAGGTGGTTGGAGACAGGCTCTATATAGGTTATACAGCCAACAGTCTTGAAGAGGTTAAAAGGGCTCAAGAGTTACCTGTAGATTACATCGGATTTGGGTCCATATACCCCACCACGACGAAGGAAAGCTACAAGCTTGTGGGAGTTGAAGCGTTGACAGAGGCTATCCGCCTGTCAAAAAAACCCATAGTCTGTATAGGTGGAATAATGCCTTACAGGGTTTCTGAAGTTGTAAAAGCCGGGTGCAGAAACATGGCTATATCCGCTGGAATCCTTGGTTTTGAAGACGTTAAAAAAGCTGCCGAAGAGATAAAGAGAGCATACAAAGAAACCATGAAACAGCTTATGCTTTTAGGTAAAGTTTGA
- a CDS encoding LptF/LptG family permease gives MKIFDRYLLLNFLKILAVVSLVSVGLIVMYSLTDFFLGFKVTDFKAGAEYVIYLIPVGFYILSSLLVNISLMILFRRLFSKGIDLTVQSFGISPLRFSAFLVVFVSSLSFLFITLNESVLPGLFKKLWYIEKTYKKNQEIGRIVSRLWFVKETELNKYYTYIGSLDVTNGKFTGLFMMTVSKEGSVQEVVEGNVGTWKGNRIYVGSGSSYNFREGYFVRELKDFSLKTEIDVSDVRLFAEEIEHVSSSALLGLYLKGSRLGFDTKRYLSEVIYRAGLSLLPTLVLIPLLRDLFRFRSLKAGMLSFFINLVIGWVVVVSPKLLSEKANLDPQYALLAYILLLIYLLKGVNDLRKGFRV, from the coding sequence ATGAAAATATTTGACCGATACCTTCTTCTCAACTTCTTGAAAATACTTGCTGTTGTGAGTCTTGTGTCCGTGGGGCTCATAGTTATGTACAGTCTTACAGACTTCTTCCTTGGTTTCAAAGTGACGGATTTTAAAGCAGGTGCGGAATACGTGATTTACCTTATCCCTGTTGGTTTTTATATACTCTCATCACTTCTTGTGAATATATCCCTTATGATTCTCTTTAGAAGGCTATTCTCTAAGGGCATAGATTTAACAGTTCAGAGCTTTGGTATCTCTCCTCTGAGATTTTCAGCCTTTTTGGTCGTTTTCGTTTCTTCCCTATCTTTCTTGTTTATAACTTTAAATGAGAGTGTCCTTCCTGGTCTCTTTAAAAAGCTCTGGTACATAGAAAAAACCTATAAGAAGAATCAGGAGATAGGACGTATAGTGAGCAGGTTATGGTTTGTTAAGGAAACTGAGCTCAACAAGTACTATACGTACATAGGAAGTCTGGATGTAACCAACGGGAAGTTTACAGGGCTATTTATGATGACCGTATCAAAGGAGGGAAGCGTTCAAGAGGTTGTTGAGGGTAACGTTGGTACCTGGAAAGGTAATAGGATTTACGTAGGTTCTGGTTCCTCTTACAACTTCCGTGAAGGCTACTTCGTCCGCGAGCTGAAGGACTTTTCACTTAAGACAGAGATAGACGTGTCAGACGTGAGGTTATTTGCTGAGGAGATAGAGCACGTGAGCTCCTCAGCCCTTCTGGGTCTGTATCTAAAGGGTAGCAGGCTTGGGTTTGACACCAAGAGATACCTATCTGAAGTTATTTACAGGGCAGGGTTATCGCTCTTGCCAACCCTTGTTCTGATTCCGCTCTTAAGAGACCTTTTCAGGTTCAGGAGTTTGAAGGCTGGAATGCTGTCTTTCTTCATTAACCTGGTGATAGGTTGGGTTGTTGTCGTAAGCCCTAAGCTTCTATCGGAGAAGGCTAATCTTGACCCTCAGTACGCCCTGCTGGCTTATATCCTTTTACTCATATACCTCTTAAAAGGAGTAAACGATCTTCGCAAAGGTTTCAGGGTTTAA
- the tpiA gene encoding triose-phosphate isomerase encodes MRLIAANWKMHKTVKETEEYIREFLKFVEHPESREILLCPPFTSLYVAGKLLEGSGVKLGAQNCYYEKQGAFTGEVSLPMLKEVGCEYVIIGHSERRYLFGENDELINKKLIACLEEGIRPILCVGEKLEDRETGMTFKVVETQVRLALSGLEEHTDGVDIAYEPVWAIGTGIPAMPEDAVSVHGFIKQLLNDINPKNKGKTRVLYGGSVKPENAGEYMKHSEIDGLLVGGASLNPETFAKIVYSF; translated from the coding sequence ATGAGGTTAATAGCTGCAAATTGGAAGATGCACAAGACCGTAAAAGAAACCGAGGAGTACATAAGGGAATTCTTGAAGTTTGTTGAGCATCCTGAGAGCAGAGAGATACTCCTATGCCCCCCCTTTACTTCCCTTTACGTTGCGGGTAAATTGCTTGAAGGTTCGGGGGTCAAACTGGGGGCTCAAAACTGTTACTATGAGAAACAGGGTGCTTTCACAGGAGAGGTTTCCCTCCCTATGCTCAAAGAGGTGGGCTGTGAGTACGTTATAATCGGACATTCTGAAAGGAGATATTTATTTGGGGAGAACGATGAGCTGATAAACAAAAAGCTCATAGCCTGCCTGGAGGAAGGTATCAGGCCCATACTCTGCGTTGGGGAGAAGCTTGAAGACAGAGAGACGGGAATGACCTTTAAAGTGGTAGAAACGCAGGTAAGACTTGCCCTGTCTGGACTTGAAGAGCACACAGACGGAGTTGACATAGCCTATGAGCCCGTCTGGGCTATAGGAACGGGTATACCAGCCATGCCAGAGGATGCCGTGAGTGTGCACGGTTTCATAAAACAGCTTCTTAACGATATAAACCCAAAGAACAAGGGTAAAACAAGGGTTTTATACGGAGGTAGTGTTAAACCTGAGAACGCAGGTGAGTATATGAAACACTCGGAAATAGACGGACTACTGGTTGGTGGAGCAAGTTTAAACCCTGAAACCTTTGCGAAGATCGTTTACTCCTTTTAA
- the mog gene encoding molybdopterin adenylyltransferase, producing the protein MEAVIGVVTVSDRASKGEYEDISGKAIIDYLKEVIKTPFQVEYRVIPDEREIIETTLIELADDFKCSLILTTGGTGPAPRDVTPEATEAVCQKMLPGFGELMRQVSLQQVPTAILSRQTAGIRGSCLIVNLPGKPQSIRLCLNAVFPAIPYCIDLIGGAFIDTYEDKIKAFRPSR; encoded by the coding sequence ATGGAAGCTGTAATAGGTGTGGTTACCGTATCTGACAGGGCAAGCAAAGGAGAGTATGAAGATATAAGTGGCAAAGCGATAATAGACTACCTAAAGGAGGTTATAAAAACTCCCTTTCAAGTAGAGTACAGGGTCATACCCGATGAGAGGGAAATTATAGAAACCACCTTGATAGAACTGGCGGACGATTTTAAATGTAGTCTCATACTTACCACGGGAGGAACAGGTCCTGCCCCCAGGGACGTAACTCCAGAAGCTACAGAAGCGGTTTGCCAAAAGATGCTTCCTGGTTTTGGTGAGTTGATGAGGCAGGTTTCCCTTCAGCAGGTACCTACAGCCATACTTTCAAGGCAGACAGCTGGTATAAGGGGGAGCTGTTTGATAGTGAACCTTCCGGGGAAGCCTCAGTCTATAAGACTTTGCCTGAACGCTGTGTTCCCTGCCATACCTTACTGCATAGACCTGATAGGTGGTGCTTTTATAGATACCTATGAGGATAAAATTAAAGCTTTCAGACCCAGCAGGTGA